In one Oncorhynchus masou masou isolate Uvic2021 chromosome 23, UVic_Omas_1.1, whole genome shotgun sequence genomic region, the following are encoded:
- the LOC135510834 gene encoding proto-oncogene tyrosine-protein kinase receptor Ret-like, translating to MGQTCGFSLGSIVLVLLLLCEGSVGLYFPQNQYKETVYVGQSAGTPVLQVHAMVESDSQRPHFYLCYLRPPTYAPWFHLDETTGILSMNKTLEWSDFDSAYKFWKLPLSVIAATRPLKKFLCGLGHPTVQVSLTFINDTAPPCGQTRPELKKMCFPDKDLSSHIKENRFPGALRQLRQLTRFNVCPNYTISYSVESDVPAPFAVNENTTELVVTAPLDREESETYSPMLICTVQTDTMVDTFFVTLHINVYDEDDNAPYVSGTDTEDVVLEFDRKQGSSFGNLVVYDRDTTPRYPKSQSQNRFVGNMMTNDSWINEMFTIEYSFKEEKAIFGNVRGTVHEFRLALKKNLSVTENRTFQLDYLVNDTTYPGPEGTVMLHYNITVLPVPILFTNVTYLFALTRRANVYSQLGRICVDNSLKFQGINVTYRLVVAEKTGNLSDDVQSCYAAISIAQSLKDMVGVLYVNDTEALRRPECQDLQYVVIAQEQQNLLQTSTQILVVLDSDIDKQGLEDQQFLSCAKGRQRGDCETIRGLGATTGRCQWRQGSAKGISESYSTCSPDLRTCPDGFCDAVESKDASICPQDCTIEPVIGGHEKGIMSGIRAGHGTCYCYSEKCFCEKDDIEEAMCDEVCKTIIATAVLLSFIVSILLSSYFIHRYHKNSPKPPITSAEMTFRRPAQSYPISYSANNMRRGSLDSMENQVAIDTFKIPEDPKWEFPRKNLVLGKTLGEGEFGKVVKATAFRLKGKAGYTTVAVKMLKDHASHSELRDLLSEFTLLKQVNHPHVIKMYGACSQDGPMYLIVEYAKYGSLRNFLRESRKVGPSYMSGNDANRNSSYLENPDERALTMGDLISFTWQISRGMQYLAEMKLVHRDLAARNVLVAEGRKMKISDFGLSRDVYEEDSYVKRSKGRIPVKWMAIESLFDHIYTTQSDVWSFGVLLWEIVTLGGNPYPGIAPERLFNLLKTGYRMEKPENCTEEMYNLMLRCWKQESNKRPIFIDISKELEKMMVKNRDYLDLAASTPADALLYDDALSEEDTPLVDSNNAPLPRTIPSTWIENKLYGMSYPNWPEKSPVLLNKLDATNPVFTRYANDSVYANWMALPSPAKIVEKIDS from the exons GGTCAGTTGGGCTCTACTTCCCCCAGAATCAGTACAAGGAGACTGTGTACGTCGGGCAGTCTGCAGGGACACCCGTGCTTCAGGTCCACGCCATGGTGGAGAGCGACTCTCAACGGCCCCACTTCTACCTGTGCTACCTGAGGCCTCCAACCTATGCCCCATGGTTCCACCTAGACGAGACCACAGGGATACTCTCCATGAATAAGACCCTGGAGTGGAGCGACTTTGACTCTGCAT ATAAGTTTTGGAAGCTGCCGCTGAGTGTCATTGCTGCGACCAGACCATTGAAGAAGTTCCTCTGTGGTCTCGGCCACCCCACCGTACAAGTCAGCCTGACCTTCATCAATGACACGGCGCCACCGTGTGGCCAAACCAGACCAGAGCTGAAGAAAATGTGCTTCCCTGACAAAGACCTGAGCTCCCACATCAAGGAGAACAGGTTCCCCGGGGCCCTCCGCCAGCTCAGACAGCTCACCAGGTTTAACGTCTGCCCCAACTACACCATCTCCTACAGTGTAGAATCCG ATGTTCCGGCCCCATTCGCTGTGAATGAAAACACCACTGAGTTGGTAGTGACTGCTCCGTTGGACCGCGAGGAGAGCGAGACATACAGTCCCATGCTGATCTGCACAGTGCAGACTGACACAATGGTAGACACCTTTTTTGTTACACTGCATATCAACGTCTACGACGAGGACGACAATGCGCCGTATGTCAGTGGAACAGACACAGAGGACGTGGTGCTGGAATTTGATCGCAAGCAG GGAAGTTCTTTTGGCAACTTGGTTGTCTATGATAGAGACACAACACCCAGGTATCCCAAATCCCAGAGTCAGAATAGATTTGTCGGAAATATGATGACCAATGACTCATGGATAAATGAAATGTTCACCATAGAATACTCTTTCAAAGAAGAGAAGGCCATTTTTGGCAACGTCCGAGGCACTGTTCATGAGTTCC GGCTTGCACTGAAGAAGAATTTGTCTGTAACCGAGAATAGGACCTTCCAGCTGGATTACCTGGTCAATGACACTACATACCCCGGTCCAGAGGGAACTGTGATGCTGCACTACAATATCACCGTCTTACCTGTCCCCATTCTCTTCACCAATGTGACATACCTCTTCGCACTAACACGTAGAGCTAATGTCTACTCCCAG CTCGGTAGGATTTGTGTGGACAACAGCCTGAAGTTCCAGGGCATCAATGTCACATACCGGCTAGTAGTAGCAgagaagacagggaatttgtccGACGACGTACAGTCATGCTACGCTGCGATTAGCATTGCACAGAGCCTCAAGGACATGGTGGGGGTGCTATATGTGAACGACACAGAGGCGCTTCGCAGGCCAGAGTGCCAGGACCTGCAGTATGTGGTTATTGCTCAAGAGCAACAGAATCTGCTGCAGACTAGCACTCAGATCCTCGTTGTGCTCGATAGCGATA TTGATAAGCAGGGCCTAGAGGACCAGCAGTTCCTCTCCTGTGCAAAGGGAAGACAGCGTGGGGATTGTGAGACCATCAGAGGCCTGGGGGCAACCACAGGGAGGTGCCAATGGAGACAGGGCTCTGCAAAAG GAATATCAGAAAGTTATTCCACCTGCTCCCCTGACCTCCGCACGTGCCCTGATGGCTTTTGTGATGCAGTTGAAAGCAAAGACGCATCAATATGTCCTCAGGATTGTACAA tTGAACCCGTTATAGGTGGTCATGAGAAGGGCATCATGTCTGGCATTAGAGCTGGCCATGGAACCTGCTACTGCTACTCTGAAAAATGCTTCTGTGAGAAGGATGATATAGAGG AGGCCATGTGTGACGAGGTCTGCAAGACCATCATTGCCACTGCCGTGCTGCTCTCCTTCATCGTCTCCATTCTCCTGTCCTCCTACTTCATCCATCGTTACCACAAGAACTCCCCCAAGCCGCCCATCACCTCGGCTGAGATGACCTTCCGGCGGCCCGCACAATCCTACCCAATCAGCTACTCCGCTAACAACATGCGCCGTGGCTCGTTAGACTCCATGGAGAACCAAGTAGCCATAGACACCTTCAAAATACCT GAGGATCCCAAATGGGAATTTCCACGCAAAAACCTGGTGCTGGGCAAAACGTTAGGAGAAGGGGAGTTTGGGAAGGTTGTCAAGGCGACTGCATTCCGGCTGAAAGGAAAGGCTGGTTACACCACAGTAGCTGTGAAAATGCTTAAAG ACCACGCCTCACATAGTGAACTGCGGGACCTCCTGTCAGAATTCACCTTACTGAAGCAAGTCAACCATCCGCACGTCATCAAGATGTACGGAGCCTGCAGCCAGGATG GTCCAATGTATCTGATTGTAGAATATGCCAAATATGGGTCACTGCGCAACTTCCTGCGTGAGAGCCGAAAGGTGGGACCCAGCTACATGTCAGGCAACGATGCCAACCGCAACTCGAGCTACCTGGAGAATCCAGATGAGAGGGCACTCACCATGGGCGACCTGATCTCTTTCACCTGGCAGATCTCCAGGGGCATGCAGTACCTGGCTGAAATGAAG CTTGTTCACAGGGACCTCGCTGCAAGAAATGTCCTAGTTGCAGAGGGCCGTAAGATGAAGATTTCAGACTTTGGTTTGTCCCGGGACGTGTATGAGGAAGACTCATATGTGAAGAGGAGCAAG GGTCGAATCCCAGTGAAATGGATGGCAATAGAATCCTTGTTTGATCACATTTACACAACACAAAGTGATGT CTGGTCCTTTGGTGTGCTGTTGTGGGAGATTGTGACACTGGGTGGAAACCCGTACCCAGGCATCGCCCCTGAACGCCTCTTTAACCTCCTCAAGACTGGCTACAGGATGGAGAAACCAGAAAACTGTACTGAGGAAAT GTATAATCTGATGCTTCGATGCTGGAAACAGGAGTCAAACAAAAGGCCCATATTCATAGACATCAGCAAAGAGCTGGAGAAGATGATGGTGAAAAACCGG GATTACCTGGACCTGGCAGCGTCTACGCCAGCCGACGCCCTACTGTACGACGACGCCCTCTCCGAAGAGGACACACCCCTAGTGGACAGCAATAATGCCCCTCTCCCTCGAACCATTCCCTCCACATGGATTGAAAACAAGCTCTATG GCATGTCATACCCGAACTGGCCTGAGAAGAGCCCCGTACTGCTCAACAAACTTGATGCCACTAACCCAGTCTTTACAAGATATGCCAATGATAGCGTTTATGCAAACTGGATGGCTTTGCCTTCACCCGCAAAAATTGTGGAGAAGATTGATAGTTAA